The following are encoded in a window of Telmatobacter sp. DSM 110680 genomic DNA:
- a CDS encoding ATP-binding protein encodes MTGRENELRVLVVAPTGRDGVLICNLLASKGIPCVSLATAEMALVEFGSGAGALILAEETLTLPAICLWATRITEQPSWSDFPLILLTSGGEVDEESRRRMRVREPLGNVVLLERPVRPETFISTVQAALRSRGRQYQMREQIAKNHAAEESIRRSEKLAVAGRLAASISHEINNPLASVTNLLYLIGTSCSLEEAKQHRVSAANELARISEIVTQTLRFYREPSKPSLVRLSEIVDSALILYRAKLAWADILIERDFRECSPIVARAGELRQVILNLIGNALDASDRGGRLKIRVSNTHERRNGARAGVRLTVADTGSGVCPEIMKTLFEPFVSTKDDTGTGLGLWISSEIVQRHSGKIQMRSSAIPQSSWTVFSIFLPLNQTGGNHTLTEVSTILDGKSQESHSDSPPAMPLPMQREMVT; translated from the coding sequence GTGACCGGTCGGGAAAATGAACTCCGCGTCCTCGTAGTTGCTCCTACGGGGAGAGATGGTGTTCTGATATGCAATCTCCTTGCAAGTAAGGGCATTCCCTGCGTCTCGCTGGCAACGGCGGAAATGGCTCTAGTCGAATTTGGCTCAGGCGCCGGTGCATTGATTCTGGCAGAAGAAACCCTCACCCTGCCCGCAATCTGCCTTTGGGCGACACGAATTACTGAACAACCTTCGTGGTCCGATTTTCCCCTGATCCTCCTTACATCGGGCGGGGAAGTCGATGAAGAGAGTCGCCGGAGAATGCGCGTTCGAGAACCTCTTGGAAACGTGGTGTTATTAGAGCGACCCGTTCGACCTGAGACATTCATCAGCACTGTCCAGGCGGCATTGCGCAGCCGTGGCCGCCAATATCAGATGAGAGAACAGATAGCCAAAAATCATGCCGCAGAAGAATCAATCCGGAGATCGGAGAAACTGGCCGTTGCCGGGCGTCTCGCTGCAAGCATTTCACATGAAATCAATAATCCACTCGCATCTGTGACAAATCTGCTCTACCTGATTGGCACCTCCTGTTCGCTGGAAGAGGCGAAGCAGCACAGAGTGAGTGCGGCAAACGAGTTGGCGCGAATATCCGAAATCGTGACACAAACCCTTAGGTTCTACCGCGAACCGAGCAAACCGTCCTTGGTGCGACTCTCAGAAATCGTGGATTCCGCTCTCATCCTCTACAGGGCCAAATTAGCGTGGGCCGATATCTTGATTGAAAGGGACTTCCGAGAGTGTTCGCCGATTGTTGCGAGGGCAGGCGAACTTCGCCAGGTGATTTTAAACCTGATCGGAAATGCACTCGACGCTTCAGATCGAGGAGGGAGACTCAAGATCCGAGTCTCCAACACACACGAACGCAGGAATGGGGCGCGTGCCGGCGTTCGATTGACCGTGGCAGACACCGGATCTGGAGTGTGCCCTGAGATCATGAAGACGCTCTTTGAGCCGTTTGTCAGCACAAAGGACGACACCGGGACAGGGCTCGGCCTCTGGATAAGTTCTGAAATTGTCCAAAGACACAGCGGAAAGATTCAGATGAGAAGCAGTGCAATTCCTCAATCTTCCTGGACAGTTTTCTCCATCTTTCTGCCACTGAACCAAACCGGCGGCAATCACACACTTACAGAGGTATCCACGATTCTGGACGGGAAAAGTCAGGAATCTCATTCCGACTCACCACCTGCAATGCCTTTGCCGATGCAGCGCGAGATGGTGACGTAG
- a CDS encoding ATPase domain-containing protein, whose translation MDSKSTHTVSTAESGNGSRVSPVATTAKPAGLLATGIVGLDDILGGGLARNHLYLIEGDPGTGKTTIAMQFLMEGAARGQKALYVTLSESKTELLEIAEAHGWMIDGIEIFELGPDERHLKPEAQYTVFNPAEIELADTTNAMLSEVERIQPERIIIDSLSELRLLARDSLRYRRQILGLKQYFSGRNCTVLLLDDRTAERHDLQLQSIAHGVIMMESVEREYGIKRRRLEVKKLRGSRFREGFHDYCIRRGGVEVYPRLVASEHLLALEPTKLKSGIAALDTLLGGGIDSGTSTLLLGPAGCGKSTIAALYAVSEVERGGSAALFAFDESLATLLIRGKGLGLDIKKHVDSGKFSLRQVDAAELSPGQFIHEVRQLVEKNDLKLLIIDSLNGFLNAMPDEKFLAMQLHELLAYLSQKGVATLMTVAQHGFVGANIDTPVDVSYLADTVLLFRYFEVAGEVRQALSVIKKRSGEHERTIRELVMKNGAIGVGNILTEFEGVLTGAPTYRGGTDNLRLTRLHENPGATT comes from the coding sequence GTGGATTCGAAATCTACGCACACCGTGAGCACCGCGGAATCCGGTAACGGAAGTAGAGTATCGCCGGTTGCCACGACGGCTAAGCCGGCAGGACTGCTTGCAACAGGCATAGTTGGCCTAGACGATATCCTTGGCGGAGGTTTGGCCCGCAATCACCTTTACCTGATTGAAGGCGACCCGGGTACGGGAAAAACCACCATCGCGATGCAATTCCTCATGGAAGGTGCCGCTCGTGGTCAAAAGGCTCTCTATGTCACTCTTTCTGAATCGAAGACCGAACTCTTGGAAATCGCCGAAGCTCACGGCTGGATGATTGATGGAATTGAAATATTCGAGTTGGGTCCGGATGAGAGACACCTGAAACCCGAAGCTCAATACACGGTTTTCAATCCAGCTGAAATCGAGTTGGCGGACACTACCAACGCGATGTTGTCCGAGGTCGAGAGAATTCAACCAGAACGCATAATAATTGATTCTCTCTCTGAGTTGCGTCTATTGGCCCGAGACTCTCTGCGTTATCGCAGGCAAATTCTCGGACTTAAGCAATACTTTTCTGGTCGCAACTGCACGGTGCTATTGCTGGACGATCGCACTGCCGAACGTCACGATCTGCAACTCCAGAGCATCGCCCACGGCGTGATCATGATGGAAAGCGTGGAGCGCGAGTACGGCATCAAGAGACGCCGACTCGAAGTGAAGAAACTGCGTGGGTCACGTTTCCGCGAGGGCTTTCATGACTACTGCATCAGGCGGGGGGGCGTGGAAGTTTATCCGCGCCTCGTGGCATCTGAGCACCTTCTGGCTCTCGAGCCGACGAAGCTGAAGAGTGGCATCGCGGCACTTGATACATTGCTCGGGGGAGGCATTGATAGCGGCACGAGCACCCTTTTGCTTGGGCCCGCCGGTTGCGGAAAGTCCACCATTGCGGCTCTCTACGCGGTGTCTGAGGTGGAACGCGGCGGGAGCGCGGCACTTTTCGCCTTCGATGAATCACTCGCGACTCTGTTGATTCGGGGAAAAGGTCTGGGGCTGGATATCAAGAAGCATGTCGACTCTGGCAAATTCTCTCTCCGCCAGGTGGATGCCGCGGAGCTCTCGCCTGGTCAATTCATTCATGAGGTCCGCCAACTGGTGGAAAAGAACGATCTGAAGCTGTTGATCATTGATAGTCTAAATGGCTTTCTGAATGCGATGCCCGACGAGAAGTTCCTGGCGATGCAACTCCACGAACTACTGGCGTATTTGAGCCAGAAGGGAGTTGCAACGCTGATGACCGTTGCCCAGCATGGGTTTGTGGGGGCGAACATCGATACGCCTGTTGATGTTAGCTATTTGGCGGACACTGTGCTGCTGTTTCGATACTTCGAGGTGGCGGGCGAGGTGCGGCAAGCGCTTTCTGTAATCAAAAAACGCAGCGGCGAGCATGAACGTACAATTCGTGAATTGGTGATGAAGAACGGGGCAATTGGAGTAGGGAATATATTGACGGAATTCGAAGGCGTGTTGACCGGTGCTCCCACTTATCGCGGCGGAACGGACAACCTGCGGTTGACTAGATTGCATGAAAATCCGGGTGCAACAACGTGA
- a CDS encoding YXWGXW repeat-containing protein, giving the protein MRTIRILLAFLALAIPATLFGQLRVSISIGPPALPVYEQPICPGDGYLWTPGYWAYDDSVSDYYWVDGEWVMAPEEGFLWTPGYWGWGDGGYRFNEGYWGPEVGFYGGINYGYGYSGNGYEGGRWDNGHFFYNRSENNVDVSRNRNVYDAPVSNRNESRISFNGGSGGIDVRATSQQEAVSRQRHVAPVSAQTQHAQTARANPGLRAASNHGKPPIAAATRPEAVNERQGIQPVAKPSDNAQSRTAYHPNDLAPIARPAPVNSGNAKADQKYEKQQDALINKQTQERQNLQAKQDSEHQRMSQQKPSDSRTQQVEQKHQQQTQQLSNKHAAQQQNLQARQPQTRQDNQKN; this is encoded by the coding sequence ATGCGCACCATCCGCATTTTGCTGGCATTTCTTGCATTGGCCATACCGGCCACTTTATTTGGACAGCTTAGAGTATCAATTTCCATCGGTCCGCCTGCATTGCCTGTATACGAACAGCCAATTTGCCCCGGAGATGGGTATCTGTGGACCCCCGGCTACTGGGCCTACGACGACAGCGTTTCCGATTACTACTGGGTCGACGGCGAATGGGTAATGGCTCCGGAAGAAGGCTTCCTGTGGACACCCGGTTATTGGGGATGGGGAGACGGTGGATATCGCTTCAACGAAGGCTACTGGGGACCAGAAGTCGGATTCTACGGCGGCATCAACTACGGCTACGGCTACTCGGGCAATGGCTACGAAGGCGGCCGCTGGGACAATGGGCACTTCTTCTATAACCGCTCTGAGAACAACGTGGATGTCTCGCGAAACCGCAACGTTTACGACGCGCCAGTCAGCAACCGCAACGAGAGCAGGATTAGTTTCAACGGTGGAAGCGGGGGCATTGACGTCCGCGCCACCAGTCAACAAGAGGCAGTCTCGAGGCAACGACATGTTGCGCCTGTCTCTGCCCAAACACAACATGCGCAGACCGCACGCGCCAATCCGGGACTCCGCGCTGCTTCAAATCATGGCAAGCCGCCGATCGCAGCAGCCACAAGGCCGGAAGCAGTCAATGAGCGGCAGGGTATCCAACCCGTGGCAAAGCCATCTGACAACGCTCAGTCAAGAACGGCCTATCATCCGAACGACCTCGCACCAATCGCGCGTCCAGCGCCAGTCAACTCTGGCAACGCCAAGGCGGACCAGAAATATGAGAAGCAGCAGGACGCACTGATCAATAAGCAGACCCAGGAACGCCAGAATCTCCAAGCCAAGCAAGACAGCGAGCATCAGCGCATGTCGCAGCAGAAGCCCAGCGATTCCCGGACTCAGCAAGTCGAGCAGAAGCACCAGCAACAGACACAACAGTTGTCTAACAAGCATGCTGCTCAGCAGCAGAATCTGCAGGCTCGGCAGCCTCAGACGAGACAAGACAATCAGAAGAATTAG
- a CDS encoding Crp/Fnr family transcriptional regulator, producing MPIATISDAPFDHAAFLANAGLGRTVIELKPNQTFFCQGDKADAVFYLQRGRARLTVLSQGGKEATITLLSAGEFVGEESLAAIMGLRLATATAVNACSALRIGRAEMVRVMHDEPAFADIFLKFLLARSMRTQADLVDQLFNSSEKRLARILLLMAEFGKPGEPEQFIPPITQETLADMIGTTRSRVSFFMNRFRKLGLIDYNGRIQVHKSLLNVVLLDQLPDHNSQKPKLKLG from the coding sequence ATGCCAATAGCCACAATTAGTGACGCTCCGTTTGACCATGCCGCCTTTCTTGCGAACGCCGGATTGGGAAGAACAGTCATCGAATTGAAACCTAATCAGACCTTTTTTTGCCAAGGGGACAAGGCTGACGCAGTTTTTTACTTGCAACGAGGAAGGGCACGATTGACCGTCTTGTCTCAGGGCGGCAAAGAAGCCACAATCACACTTCTATCGGCAGGGGAGTTTGTTGGAGAAGAATCGTTAGCGGCAATCATGGGGTTGCGTTTGGCCACAGCAACCGCTGTTAATGCGTGCTCGGCGCTCAGAATCGGGAGAGCTGAAATGGTGCGCGTTATGCACGATGAGCCTGCGTTCGCGGACATCTTCTTGAAGTTTCTCCTCGCGCGCAGTATGCGGACCCAAGCCGACCTTGTCGATCAACTCTTCAACTCCAGCGAAAAACGGCTGGCCAGGATTCTTTTGCTGATGGCGGAATTTGGCAAGCCCGGCGAACCGGAACAATTTATTCCCCCGATTACCCAAGAGACTCTGGCCGACATGATCGGCACCACTCGATCTCGCGTCAGCTTTTTTATGAATCGTTTCCGCAAACTCGGTTTGATTGACTACAACGGTCGCATCCAAGTGCACAAGTCGCTCCTCAACGTGGTGCTGCTCGATCAATTACCTGATCACAACTCGCAGAAACCAAAACTGAAACTGGGTTGA
- a CDS encoding glycosyltransferase family 4 protein, with product MPRECGIATFTTDLCTALATEFGEGRLFAIPVNDPDSSYEYPEQVRLELDQEDLATYERAAEFLNFNGNDIVCLQHEYGIFGGAAGRYILVLLRKLKMPLVTTLHTVLREPDANQRIVLEEIAQLSDRLVVMSELAAQLLREVYAVPSGKIDVIPHGVPDLPFMDPNYFKDKFGTEGKSVLLTFGLLSPNKGIENVIRALPSILERHPNVVYIVSGVTHPHIRRREGERYRESLQALAEQLGVSDHLILNNRFVSAEELVEHVGAADIYITPYRQEAQVVSGTLAIALGAGKAIVSTPYWHAKELLADKRGVLVPFEAPNAIAEAVIALLENDAERHAMRKRAYLYSRGTTWPKTAKAYMASFQRARFERSLQPKATNPDDLAIIPTASLGHLPVLRSEHIVAMTDDTGMLQHSIFSVPNAREGYTTDDNARALIVSTRLACGAMDGGPIKYASLSRRYLSFLWLAFNSDTGRFRNFMGYDRKWLETVGSEDSHGRALWALGTVLGQSQDAGLRGAAGRLFEGAVPAALKFTSPRAWAFSVLGIQAYLGRFPGDRAMQGVRNELANRLLNIYERSSNGTWHWFEKSLSYSNARLPQALILAGWCSNNKRMVEAGIEALEWLAAVQHRGDPEIFVPIGSNGFYVEGEDKSRFDQQPVEACAMISACLEAYRLTHEEQWRTEAGRVFGWFLGKNDLQVPLYDPTTGGCRDGLHPDRVNENQGAESTLSFLMALLDMQASTGTSAEETYREMSASC from the coding sequence TTGCCGCGCGAATGTGGCATCGCAACGTTCACCACCGATCTCTGTACAGCCCTGGCAACCGAATTTGGTGAAGGCCGCCTGTTTGCAATTCCGGTCAACGATCCTGACTCGAGCTATGAATACCCTGAGCAGGTTCGCCTCGAACTTGACCAGGAGGATCTCGCGACGTACGAACGGGCTGCGGAATTCCTGAACTTCAATGGCAACGACATTGTTTGCCTGCAGCATGAATATGGCATCTTTGGAGGTGCCGCCGGCCGATATATCCTCGTGCTTCTTCGCAAGTTGAAGATGCCGTTGGTTACAACACTGCACACCGTTCTCCGGGAACCCGATGCAAATCAACGCATTGTCCTCGAAGAAATCGCCCAATTGTCAGATCGCCTGGTGGTGATGAGCGAACTGGCTGCACAACTTCTTCGCGAAGTCTACGCAGTCCCAAGCGGAAAGATCGATGTAATTCCACACGGCGTTCCCGACCTGCCGTTTATGGACCCTAATTACTTCAAGGACAAGTTTGGTACCGAAGGCAAGTCAGTCTTGCTCACGTTCGGACTTCTATCTCCAAACAAAGGAATTGAAAATGTCATTCGGGCGTTGCCTTCAATTCTGGAGCGCCATCCCAACGTCGTTTACATCGTGTCGGGTGTTACGCATCCTCATATTCGGCGACGCGAGGGCGAACGGTACCGTGAAAGCTTACAGGCGCTGGCCGAACAGCTTGGCGTAAGCGATCACCTGATACTCAACAATCGTTTCGTGAGCGCAGAAGAGCTCGTGGAGCACGTAGGTGCCGCAGACATCTACATCACTCCCTACAGGCAAGAGGCGCAGGTTGTATCTGGAACGCTGGCCATCGCACTCGGAGCTGGTAAAGCAATCGTGTCTACGCCTTACTGGCATGCAAAGGAACTGCTAGCGGATAAGAGAGGCGTCCTGGTTCCATTTGAAGCTCCGAACGCCATCGCTGAAGCAGTGATCGCACTGCTCGAGAACGATGCAGAACGCCACGCGATGCGTAAGCGAGCCTATCTTTACTCCCGTGGAACGACGTGGCCCAAGACGGCAAAGGCGTATATGGCTAGTTTTCAGCGGGCGCGGTTTGAGCGCTCTTTGCAGCCGAAAGCTACGAACCCCGACGATCTTGCTATTATTCCGACCGCATCTTTGGGACACCTGCCCGTTCTGCGCAGCGAACATATTGTGGCAATGACAGACGATACCGGGATGTTGCAGCATTCAATCTTCTCTGTGCCGAATGCACGCGAGGGTTACACAACAGATGACAACGCACGTGCGCTCATTGTGTCCACTCGTCTGGCCTGTGGCGCGATGGATGGCGGCCCTATCAAATATGCGAGTCTTTCTCGCCGTTATCTTTCGTTTCTCTGGCTGGCATTCAATTCTGATACTGGGCGCTTCAGGAACTTCATGGGCTACGACCGCAAATGGCTTGAAACGGTTGGTTCAGAAGATAGTCATGGACGCGCTCTATGGGCTCTGGGAACTGTTCTTGGCCAGTCGCAGGATGCTGGACTGCGCGGAGCCGCAGGAAGACTCTTTGAGGGTGCCGTACCTGCGGCCCTGAAGTTCACCAGCCCTCGCGCATGGGCTTTCAGCGTGCTTGGAATTCAGGCTTATCTCGGTCGGTTTCCCGGCGACAGAGCAATGCAAGGCGTTCGCAACGAGCTCGCCAATCGCCTGCTGAATATCTACGAGCGCAGCAGCAACGGCACCTGGCACTGGTTTGAGAAGAGTCTTTCCTATTCGAATGCACGTTTGCCCCAAGCACTGATTCTTGCCGGATGGTGCAGCAATAACAAAAGAATGGTTGAGGCGGGAATCGAAGCGCTTGAGTGGCTGGCAGCCGTGCAGCATCGCGGAGATCCTGAAATCTTTGTACCCATTGGCTCCAACGGATTTTACGTCGAGGGCGAAGACAAGTCTCGCTTTGACCAGCAACCAGTCGAAGCCTGTGCAATGATCTCCGCCTGTCTCGAAGCCTACAGGCTTACGCATGAGGAACAGTGGCGCACCGAAGCCGGGCGAGTCTTCGGTTGGTTCCTCGGTAAAAACGATCTGCAGGTTCCGCTCTACGACCCCACCACGGGCGGATGCAGAGACGGACTTCATCCAGATCGCGTCAATGAAAACCAGGGTGCCGAATCGACGCTCTCATTTCTGATGGCCCTGCTCGACATGCAGGCATCGACCGGAACAAGCGCAGAAGAAACGTATCGCGAAATGAGTGCCTCCTGTTGA
- a CDS encoding glycosidase — protein sequence MNPIIAPSPLNGSFEATEQNACSEIPLFTRYSLNPILNRDNWPYPINSVFNAGAVRLADGETLLLCRVEDRRGLSHLCAARSANGIDGWHVDQEPTLAANPHEYPEEIWGIEDPRITYVPELEQYAVAYTSFSRGGPGVSLALTRDFRSFERFGVIMPPEDKDAALLPRRINGHWAMIHRPVTTLGAHMWISYSPDLRHWGSHKIILEARRGGWWDANKIGLCSPPIETAKGWLTIYHGVRNTASGSIYRLGLALFDLDRPDVCLERGDSWMFGPEAPYERSGDVSDVVFPCGQTIGADGDTINLYYGAADSCMAMATGSIRALLAWLQKHPSADQLAGR from the coding sequence TTGAATCCGATAATCGCCCCGAGCCCCCTCAATGGTTCTTTTGAAGCTACCGAACAGAATGCATGTTCCGAGATCCCTCTGTTCACGCGCTATAGCTTGAATCCTATTCTCAACAGGGATAACTGGCCGTATCCGATTAACAGCGTATTCAACGCGGGTGCCGTCAGACTCGCCGACGGAGAAACACTCCTCTTGTGTCGCGTGGAGGATCGCCGCGGCCTTTCTCATCTTTGTGCCGCACGTTCCGCAAATGGTATCGACGGATGGCACGTCGATCAGGAGCCTACACTGGCTGCGAATCCGCACGAATACCCGGAGGAAATCTGGGGCATCGAAGATCCTCGTATCACCTACGTTCCCGAGCTTGAACAGTACGCAGTCGCCTACACATCATTTTCGCGTGGAGGTCCCGGCGTTTCGCTAGCACTTACAAGGGACTTCAGGAGCTTTGAGCGATTCGGCGTCATCATGCCGCCTGAAGACAAGGACGCCGCGCTGCTTCCACGGAGGATCAACGGTCATTGGGCAATGATCCACAGACCTGTCACGACCCTCGGAGCGCACATGTGGATTTCCTACTCACCGGATTTACGGCATTGGGGCAGCCACAAGATCATCCTTGAAGCTCGCCGTGGCGGATGGTGGGATGCAAACAAGATCGGGTTATGTTCCCCGCCGATTGAAACGGCGAAGGGCTGGCTCACGATTTATCACGGTGTTCGGAATACCGCTTCAGGAAGCATTTATCGTCTGGGCCTCGCGCTATTTGATCTCGACAGACCCGACGTCTGCCTGGAGCGAGGCGACTCCTGGATGTTCGGCCCTGAAGCTCCCTATGAACGCAGCGGTGATGTGAGCGATGTAGTCTTTCCCTGTGGACAAACGATCGGTGCCGATGGAGACACAATCAATCTTTATTACGGTGCGGCGGATTCCTGCATGGCAATGGCGACAGGGAGCATACGCGCTCTCCTCGCGTGGCTCCAAAAGCACCCCAGTGCGGACCAATTAGCTGGTCGCTAA